The Sesamum indicum cultivar Zhongzhi No. 13 linkage group LG6, S_indicum_v1.0, whole genome shotgun sequence genome has a segment encoding these proteins:
- the LOC105163841 gene encoding receptor-like protein 12 isoform X1 yields the protein MLVLVDRFQFEVSLMRRLVTLHLSDDLKIENPNLKMLLQNLTELRELSLNGVHMSSTDLNFFANFSHLTNLFLNRCGLKGSFPDMIFQVPTLQKLDLSDNFFNGSIPPFYMSKNLQFVYLDGNLLTGQIPESFFTQERLCRLVLSDNLFSGTVKLERFLRLQKLTTLDLSYNNLSVDTSITNKSLSTFPQLSVLALASCNLYNFPDLTNQHRLELLDLSNNQITGEVPNWIWEIGNEAFYILELSANQLVGLQKPYHIPSSLFYLNLQSNVLQGELPPLAPNTGNSTSNLVYLSLANNSLSEAIPTSFCHAPLLQFLDLSANKLSGSIPPCLVEKVEQHAWLNLGGNNISGHITRNSTTNLVYLSLANNSLSEAIPTSFCNAPLLEVLDLSANILSGSIPPCLVEKVEQLVVLNLGGNNISGHISDTFSVNCSLEILDMIQNYLEGTLPASLANCKSLQVLNVGNNNIGDGFPCMLSSSLRVLGLRSNRFHGQVRCGRSWTNLQIIDIASNNFTGYLYAKSFLGMMLEKDARLNSDHIHYSGANYFGDYYRATVKVILKGVELKFEKILTIFKTIDFSCNNFLGEIPDSIGDLSSLRGLNLSHNNFIGTIPKLLGKLTDIESVDLSTNQLTGEIPKELTRLTSLAVLNLSNNQLIGPIPSGPQFQTFPANSFQGNAGLCGFPLNISCRHAGETDNVPPPNPYQKDEGINWDYVSVALGYVVGLGSILWLLFFCRSFRYKFNDWTKQVFEKIFSHKNRRKRHEGRVRRRRNC from the coding sequence ATGCTGGTTTTGGTGGACAGGTTCCAATTTGAAGTTTCACTAATGAGGAGATTGGTCACTCTCCACCTCTCAGACGATCTAAAAATTGAGAATCCGAATTTGAAGATGCTTCTTCAGAATCTAACCGAACTAAGAGAGCTTTCTCTCAATGGCGTGCATATGTCGTCAACAGATCTTAATTTCTTTGCTAACTTCTCACATCTAACTAACTTATTTCTCAATCGGTGTGGTTTAAAAGGTTCATTCCCTGATATGATCTTCCAAGTGCCTACCCTACAGAAGCTTGATTTGTCGGATAACTTTTTCAACGGTTCAATCCCACCATTTTACATGTCCAAGAATCTTCAATTTGTATATTTGGATGGTAATTTACTTACTGGGCAAATTCCCGAGTCTTTCTTCACACAAGAAAGGCTTTGCCGTCTCGTCCTTTCTGACAACCTTTTTAGTGGTACGGTTAAGCTAGAAAGGTTTCTTAGGCTACAAAAACTAACAACACTGGACCTTTCTTATAACAATTTGTCTGTTGATACAAGCATCACTAATAAAAGTTTGTCAACGTTTCCCCAGTTATCGGTTTTAGCTCTAGCATCTTgcaacttatataattttcctgATCTTACAAACCAACACAGACTGGAGTTGTTGGACCTCTCAAACAACCAGATAACTGGGGAAGTACCTAATTGGATTTGGGAAATTGGAAATGAAGCATTTTACATTTTAGAACTTTCTGCGAATCAGTTGGTTGGTCTGCAGAAGCCATACCACATTCCTAGTTCACTTTTTTATCTGAACTTACAGTCAAACGTACTCCAAGGTGAGTTGCCCCCTCTTGCACCTAACACTGGAAACTCCACTTCCAATCTTGTTTACTTGTCTCTTGCAAACAATAGCCTAAGTGAAGCTATTCCGACATCCTTTTGCCATGCTCCtctacttcaatttcttgaCTTGTCTGCCAATAAATTGAGCGGGAGCATACCGCCTTGTTTGGTGGAAAAAGTTGAGCAACATGCTTGGTTGAATCTTGGGGGGAACAACATCAGTGGCCATATCACTCGAAACTCCACTACCAATCTTGTTTACTTGTCTCTTGCAAACAATAGCCTAAGTGAAGCTATTCCGACATCCTTTTGCAATGCTCCTCTACTTGAAGTTCTTGACTTGTCTGCCAATATATTGAGCGGGAGCATACCACCTTGTTTGGTGGAAAAAGTTGAGCAACTTGTTGTGTTGAATCTTGGGGGAAACAACATCAGTGGCCATATTTCGGATACATTTTCTGTCAATTGTAGTCTAGAAATTTTGGATATGATTCAGAACTATTTAGAAGGGACCCTCCCAGCGTCCCTGGCCAATTGCAAATCTTTACAGGTCTTGAATGTCGGAAACAACAACATTGGCGATGGTTTCCCATGCATGTTGTCATCTAGCTTGCGTGTCCTTGGGTTGCGTTCCAATAGATTTCATGGACAAGTGAGATGTGGCAGAAGCTGGacaaatctccaaattattgatataGCTTCTAATAATTTCACTGGTTATCTGTACGCAAAGAGCTTCTTGGGAATGATGCTAGAAAAGGATGCACGCCTCAATAGCGACCACATTCACTATAGTGGAGCAAATTATTTTGGTGATTATTACCGGGCAACAGTGAAAGTAATCCTCAAAGGGGTAGAACTGAAGTTTGAGAAGATCTTGACAATCTTTAAGACCATTGATTTCTCTTGCAATAATTTCCTAGGGGAGATACCAGATTCAATCGGTGATCTAAGCTCTCTTCGTGGTCTCAACTTATCccacaataattttataggaacaattccaaaattattgGGTAAATTGACGGATATTGAATCAGTCGACCTCTCAACAAACCAGCTAACAGGGGAAATCCCAAAAGAGCTTACACGCCTCACATCCCTTGCAGTCTTGAATCTATCCAACAATCAGTTGATCGGGCCAATCCCAAGCGGCCCTCAGTTTCAAACATTTCCAGCAAATTCCTTCCAAGGAAACGCAGGGCTATGCGGTTTCCCTCTCAACATAAGTTGCAGGCACGCAGGCGAAACTGACAACGTGCCACCACCTAATCCATATCAAAAGGACGAGGGCATCAATTGGGATTATGTATCTGTTGCACTTGGGTATGTTGTTGGCTTAGGAAGCATTCTCTGGCTGCTTTTCTTTTGTCGAAGCTTCAGATACAAGTTCAATGATTGGACTAAACAAGTTTTTGAAAAGATATTTAGCCACAAAAATAGGAGAAAAAGACATGAAGGAAGAGTAAGAAGAAGACGCAACTGCTGA
- the LOC105163841 gene encoding receptor-like protein 12 isoform X2 — MRRLVTLHLSDDLKIENPNLKMLLQNLTELRELSLNGVHMSSTDLNFFANFSHLTNLFLNRCGLKGSFPDMIFQVPTLQKLDLSDNFFNGSIPPFYMSKNLQFVYLDGNLLTGQIPESFFTQERLCRLVLSDNLFSGTVKLERFLRLQKLTTLDLSYNNLSVDTSITNKSLSTFPQLSVLALASCNLYNFPDLTNQHRLELLDLSNNQITGEVPNWIWEIGNEAFYILELSANQLVGLQKPYHIPSSLFYLNLQSNVLQGELPPLAPNTGNSTSNLVYLSLANNSLSEAIPTSFCHAPLLQFLDLSANKLSGSIPPCLVEKVEQHAWLNLGGNNISGHITRNSTTNLVYLSLANNSLSEAIPTSFCNAPLLEVLDLSANILSGSIPPCLVEKVEQLVVLNLGGNNISGHISDTFSVNCSLEILDMIQNYLEGTLPASLANCKSLQVLNVGNNNIGDGFPCMLSSSLRVLGLRSNRFHGQVRCGRSWTNLQIIDIASNNFTGYLYAKSFLGMMLEKDARLNSDHIHYSGANYFGDYYRATVKVILKGVELKFEKILTIFKTIDFSCNNFLGEIPDSIGDLSSLRGLNLSHNNFIGTIPKLLGKLTDIESVDLSTNQLTGEIPKELTRLTSLAVLNLSNNQLIGPIPSGPQFQTFPANSFQGNAGLCGFPLNISCRHAGETDNVPPPNPYQKDEGINWDYVSVALGYVVGLGSILWLLFFCRSFRYKFNDWTKQVFEKIFSHKNRRKRHEGRVRRRRNC; from the coding sequence ATGAGGAGATTGGTCACTCTCCACCTCTCAGACGATCTAAAAATTGAGAATCCGAATTTGAAGATGCTTCTTCAGAATCTAACCGAACTAAGAGAGCTTTCTCTCAATGGCGTGCATATGTCGTCAACAGATCTTAATTTCTTTGCTAACTTCTCACATCTAACTAACTTATTTCTCAATCGGTGTGGTTTAAAAGGTTCATTCCCTGATATGATCTTCCAAGTGCCTACCCTACAGAAGCTTGATTTGTCGGATAACTTTTTCAACGGTTCAATCCCACCATTTTACATGTCCAAGAATCTTCAATTTGTATATTTGGATGGTAATTTACTTACTGGGCAAATTCCCGAGTCTTTCTTCACACAAGAAAGGCTTTGCCGTCTCGTCCTTTCTGACAACCTTTTTAGTGGTACGGTTAAGCTAGAAAGGTTTCTTAGGCTACAAAAACTAACAACACTGGACCTTTCTTATAACAATTTGTCTGTTGATACAAGCATCACTAATAAAAGTTTGTCAACGTTTCCCCAGTTATCGGTTTTAGCTCTAGCATCTTgcaacttatataattttcctgATCTTACAAACCAACACAGACTGGAGTTGTTGGACCTCTCAAACAACCAGATAACTGGGGAAGTACCTAATTGGATTTGGGAAATTGGAAATGAAGCATTTTACATTTTAGAACTTTCTGCGAATCAGTTGGTTGGTCTGCAGAAGCCATACCACATTCCTAGTTCACTTTTTTATCTGAACTTACAGTCAAACGTACTCCAAGGTGAGTTGCCCCCTCTTGCACCTAACACTGGAAACTCCACTTCCAATCTTGTTTACTTGTCTCTTGCAAACAATAGCCTAAGTGAAGCTATTCCGACATCCTTTTGCCATGCTCCtctacttcaatttcttgaCTTGTCTGCCAATAAATTGAGCGGGAGCATACCGCCTTGTTTGGTGGAAAAAGTTGAGCAACATGCTTGGTTGAATCTTGGGGGGAACAACATCAGTGGCCATATCACTCGAAACTCCACTACCAATCTTGTTTACTTGTCTCTTGCAAACAATAGCCTAAGTGAAGCTATTCCGACATCCTTTTGCAATGCTCCTCTACTTGAAGTTCTTGACTTGTCTGCCAATATATTGAGCGGGAGCATACCACCTTGTTTGGTGGAAAAAGTTGAGCAACTTGTTGTGTTGAATCTTGGGGGAAACAACATCAGTGGCCATATTTCGGATACATTTTCTGTCAATTGTAGTCTAGAAATTTTGGATATGATTCAGAACTATTTAGAAGGGACCCTCCCAGCGTCCCTGGCCAATTGCAAATCTTTACAGGTCTTGAATGTCGGAAACAACAACATTGGCGATGGTTTCCCATGCATGTTGTCATCTAGCTTGCGTGTCCTTGGGTTGCGTTCCAATAGATTTCATGGACAAGTGAGATGTGGCAGAAGCTGGacaaatctccaaattattgatataGCTTCTAATAATTTCACTGGTTATCTGTACGCAAAGAGCTTCTTGGGAATGATGCTAGAAAAGGATGCACGCCTCAATAGCGACCACATTCACTATAGTGGAGCAAATTATTTTGGTGATTATTACCGGGCAACAGTGAAAGTAATCCTCAAAGGGGTAGAACTGAAGTTTGAGAAGATCTTGACAATCTTTAAGACCATTGATTTCTCTTGCAATAATTTCCTAGGGGAGATACCAGATTCAATCGGTGATCTAAGCTCTCTTCGTGGTCTCAACTTATCccacaataattttataggaacaattccaaaattattgGGTAAATTGACGGATATTGAATCAGTCGACCTCTCAACAAACCAGCTAACAGGGGAAATCCCAAAAGAGCTTACACGCCTCACATCCCTTGCAGTCTTGAATCTATCCAACAATCAGTTGATCGGGCCAATCCCAAGCGGCCCTCAGTTTCAAACATTTCCAGCAAATTCCTTCCAAGGAAACGCAGGGCTATGCGGTTTCCCTCTCAACATAAGTTGCAGGCACGCAGGCGAAACTGACAACGTGCCACCACCTAATCCATATCAAAAGGACGAGGGCATCAATTGGGATTATGTATCTGTTGCACTTGGGTATGTTGTTGGCTTAGGAAGCATTCTCTGGCTGCTTTTCTTTTGTCGAAGCTTCAGATACAAGTTCAATGATTGGACTAAACAAGTTTTTGAAAAGATATTTAGCCACAAAAATAGGAGAAAAAGACATGAAGGAAGAGTAAGAAGAAGACGCAACTGCTGA
- the LOC105163842 gene encoding 60S ribosomal protein L10, whose translation MGRRPARCYRQIKNKPYPKSRYCRGVPDPKIRIYDVGMKKKGVDEFPFCVHLVSWEKENVSSEALEAARIACNKYMTKFAGKDAFHLRVRVHPFHVLRINKMLSCAGADRLQTGMRGAFGKPQGTCARVAIGQVLLSVRCKDGNSNHAQEALRRAKFKFPGRQKIIVSRKWGFTKFSRNDYVKWKSENKILPDGVNAKLLGCHGPLANRQPGRAFLSEGPTA comes from the exons ATGGGAAGAA GACCTGCAAGATGTTACCGTCAAATCAAGAATAAGCCATATCCAAAATCGCGGTATTGCCGTGGTGTGCCAGATCCCAAGATCAGGATTTATGATGTTGGTATGAAAAAGAAGGGTGTTGATGAATTTCCATTCTGTGTGCACTTGGTCAGTTGGGAGAAGGAGAATGTCTCCAGTGAGGCACTTGAAGCTGCTCGTATTGCGTGTAACAAGTACATGACCAAGTTTGCTGGAAAAGATGCTTTCCATTTGAGGGTCAGAGTCCATCCCTTCCATGTGCTGCGTATCAACAAGATGTTGTCATGTGCTGGAGCTGATAGGCTCCAAACTGGCATGAGAGGTGCTTTTGGCAAGCCTCAGGGTACCTGTGCTCGTGTGGCTATCGGACAGGTGCTACTGTCTGTTCGTTGCAAAGATGGCAACAGCAACCATGCTCAGGAGGCGTTGCGACGTGCCAAATTCAAATTCCCAGGCAGGCAAAAGATTATTGTGAGCCGCAAGTG GGGGTTCACAAAATTCAGCCGCAATGATTATGTGAAATGGAAATCAGAAAACAAGATTCTTCCTGATGGTGTTAATGCTAAG CTTCTGGGATGTCATGGGCCATTGGCGAATCGTCAACCAGGAAGGGCATTCTTATCCGAGGGTCCAACTGCTTAA